One region of Chryseobacterium sp. SORGH_AS_0447 genomic DNA includes:
- a CDS encoding methionyl-tRNA formyltransferase codes for MLAKQYAIPLFIITKKNSSDQIKQIINISGADAVFTMTFPWKISAEIIDLYPGKFYNFHYGFLPEMRGADPVFETIRSRAGQSGITVHAIDQYIDKGNIILKKKIPVTADMTHGALCTHLSWLGADLLNELLNLLQSHFKGTKQDESQAQYYPKPGASDVCISWEKQDAEDIEALTRACNPWNKGAYTQWKGWNIRVVEATAVQNVNDHTGFPGTILTLDKENGLIVKCTHNSYLRLDIVYTEEGFMSGYKLSAFGLKKGGQFLNL; via the coding sequence ATGCTTGCAAAACAGTACGCAATACCTCTGTTTATCATAACCAAAAAAAATAGCTCCGATCAGATCAAGCAAATAATCAATATTTCTGGTGCCGATGCCGTTTTCACCATGACTTTTCCTTGGAAAATTTCTGCTGAAATTATTGATCTGTATCCCGGTAAATTCTACAATTTCCACTATGGGTTTTTGCCTGAAATGCGGGGTGCGGATCCTGTTTTTGAAACCATCAGAAGCCGTGCCGGACAATCGGGGATTACCGTTCATGCCATCGATCAATACATTGATAAAGGAAATATTATCCTTAAGAAAAAGATTCCGGTTACTGCCGACATGACGCATGGCGCGCTTTGCACTCACTTGTCATGGTTAGGGGCTGATCTTCTGAATGAACTTTTAAACCTTTTACAAAGTCATTTTAAAGGAACAAAACAGGACGAAAGCCAGGCGCAATATTACCCAAAACCTGGTGCTTCCGATGTCTGTATTTCTTGGGAAAAGCAAGATGCGGAGGACATCGAAGCATTGACAAGAGCTTGTAACCCGTGGAATAAAGGAGCCTACACGCAATGGAAGGGCTGGAACATACGGGTAGTGGAAGCTACTGCCGTTCAGAATGTAAATGATCATACGGGATTTCCCGGAACCATTCTAACTCTGGATAAGGAAAACGGATTAATTGTAAAATGTACTCATAACTCATACCTAAGATTAGATATTGTTTATACTGAAGAAGGCTTTATGAGCGGATATAAATTATCCGCTTTCGGGCTGAAAAAGGGCGGACAATTTCTGAATTTATAA
- a CDS encoding T9SS type A sorting domain-containing protein produces the protein MKNFYSTIRTLAKTVVIAGASLLGYAQAQTTLSPGGIAFTSYDSSSTSVDVFSFVLLAPISSGTQISFTDRGYQGGSAWQTAGSTESAVTWTSGTALPAGTEVYISALSASVYNPSTGTSFSNGTVALTDGTSSNGLVLSSVGDQIIAFQGGNGSVTGANVTCIAGINYFYTAGSTIAAWNSDAVGSPNASLMPPGLTGGTNAFYTGPVSGVTVARSGKFNCTGVPTSTVANIRTAVMNVANWTLSTAAGSQYSGCTFLASSPVITANPANRTICAGGTTTFTVSASGASSYQWYQNSGSGFIALTNTAPYSGVTTSTLTITGVTAAMNGYQYRAVATGSGSATSNAAGLTVISISTTGSKTDLACNGGSNGSATVVPSGGVAPYSYSWAPFGGTAATATGLSAGTYTVTVTDNSGCQTTRTFTINQPASAVSGTTVVTNVACNGASNGAINLTPAGGTAPYTFNWGGGVTTEDRTGLAAGTYTVIITDANGCTATVNATVTQPVSAISGTTVVTNVACNGASNGAINLTPAGGTAPYTFNWGGGVITEDRTGLTAGTYTVIITDANGCTATVNATVTQPASAISGTTVVTNVACNGASNGAINLTPVGGTAPYTFNWGGGATTEDRTGLAAGTYTVVITDANGCTATVNATVTQPASAVSGTTVVTNVACNGASNGAINLTPAGGTAPYTFNWGGGVTTEDRTGLAAGTYTVVITDANGCTATVNATVTQPASAVSGTTVVTNVACNGASNGAINLTPAGGTAPYTFNWGGGVTTEDRTGLAAGTYTVVITDANGCTATVNATVTQPASAVSGTTVITNVACNGASNGAINLTPTGGTAPYTFNWGGGVTTEDRTGLAAGTYTVIITDANGCTATVNATVTQPASAVSGTTVVTNVACNGASNGAINLTPAGGTAPYTFNWGGGVTTEDRTGLSAGTYTVVITDANGCTATVSRTVTQPTALVAATSQTNIACNGGATGIAGITVSGGTAPYTYSWSPTGGTAAIATGLSAGTYTVTVTDANGCTLSRNFTITQPASAVSGTTVVTNVACNGASNGAINLTPTGGTAPYTFNWGGGVTTEDRTGLAAGTYTVIITDANGCTATVNATVTQPASAVSGTTVVTNVACNGASNGAINLTPAGGTAPYTFNWGGGVTTEDRTGLAAGTYTVVITDANGCTATVNATVTQPASAVSGTTVVTNVACNGASNGAINLTPAGGTAPYTFNWGGGVTTEDRTGLAAGTYTVLITDANGCTATVNATVTQPASAVSGTTVVTNVACNGASNGAINLTPAGGTAPYTFNWGGGVTTEDRTGLAAGTYTVIITDANGCTATVNATVTQPASAVSGTTVITNVACNGASNGAINLTPAGGTAPYTFNWGSGVTTEDRTGLTAGTYTVIITDANGCTATVNATVTQPASAISGTTVVTNVACNGASNGAINLTPVGGTAPYTFNWGGGITTEDRTGLAAGTYTVVITDANGCTATVNATVTQPTSAVSGTTVVTNVACNGASNGAINLTPAGGTAPYTFNWGGGVTTEDRTGLAAGTYTVVITDANGCTATVNATVTQPTALSATTSQINVACNGGATGTATITVTGGTAPYIYSWSPSGGTAATASGLSAGTYTVNVTDAKGCTLSRTFTITQSAPVAAPTGAASQNFAPGSTLTALVVTGQNIKWYASASDAQNHVNSLPLTTALVNNTTYYATQTSGTCESTAYLAVLAINSTLGVVDNTKSKSQLQIYPNPVRDILNFSGTETITKAVIIAADGRLVTEKKLKSGERSIDVQALPQGMYLIQVFTGNGMQTFKFIKK, from the coding sequence ATGAAAAATTTTTATTCTACAATCAGAACGCTGGCGAAAACAGTCGTCATAGCAGGAGCGTCGTTACTGGGATATGCCCAGGCGCAGACGACGCTTTCTCCAGGAGGAATAGCATTTACCTCTTATGATTCGAGTTCTACTTCGGTAGATGTGTTCTCATTTGTATTGCTTGCTCCTATTTCAAGCGGCACACAAATAAGCTTTACCGACAGAGGATATCAGGGAGGAAGTGCATGGCAGACAGCCGGATCTACTGAGTCTGCAGTTACATGGACCAGTGGTACCGCATTGCCGGCCGGTACTGAAGTTTATATTTCAGCGTTGTCGGCCTCTGTTTATAACCCTTCAACAGGCACATCTTTTTCCAATGGTACCGTAGCGCTTACCGACGGGACATCCTCCAACGGATTGGTTTTATCATCTGTTGGTGACCAGATCATTGCATTTCAGGGAGGAAATGGAAGTGTAACAGGAGCTAATGTGACCTGCATTGCCGGTATCAATTATTTCTATACAGCAGGATCTACAATAGCTGCATGGAATAGTGATGCGGTTGGAAGCCCTAACGCATCGTTAATGCCACCGGGGCTTACGGGAGGAACAAATGCATTCTATACAGGACCGGTATCGGGTGTCACAGTGGCCAGATCAGGAAAGTTTAATTGTACAGGAGTGCCAACCTCAACTGTTGCCAATATAAGAACAGCGGTTATGAATGTTGCCAATTGGACACTTAGTACTGCTGCGGGATCGCAATATTCTGGATGTACTTTTCTTGCGAGCAGTCCGGTCATTACGGCTAACCCTGCCAACCGGACGATCTGTGCTGGAGGTACCACTACATTTACAGTCAGTGCTTCCGGAGCAAGTTCTTACCAATGGTATCAGAATTCAGGTAGCGGATTTATTGCTTTAACCAATACCGCTCCTTACTCAGGAGTGACAACCAGTACATTGACTATTACCGGAGTAACTGCAGCAATGAACGGTTACCAGTACCGTGCTGTGGCAACTGGTTCCGGGTCAGCAACTTCCAATGCTGCCGGATTAACGGTGATAAGCATCAGTACTACGGGCAGCAAGACCGATCTCGCTTGTAACGGCGGTTCCAATGGTTCTGCTACTGTAGTACCATCAGGTGGTGTAGCGCCTTATTCTTATTCATGGGCGCCATTTGGAGGTACTGCAGCTACGGCTACCGGTCTTTCGGCGGGAACCTATACCGTAACGGTAACGGATAATTCAGGATGCCAGACCACAAGAACCTTTACCATTAATCAACCTGCAAGTGCGGTAAGCGGAACGACAGTAGTAACCAATGTAGCATGTAACGGAGCTTCTAACGGAGCGATCAATTTAACACCAGCGGGTGGAACTGCACCTTATACTTTCAACTGGGGTGGCGGAGTTACCACAGAAGACAGAACAGGTCTTGCTGCCGGAACCTACACGGTAATTATTACCGATGCGAATGGATGTACAGCAACCGTAAATGCGACAGTAACCCAACCAGTTTCTGCGATAAGTGGAACTACGGTAGTAACAAACGTTGCCTGTAACGGAGCTTCTAACGGGGCGATCAATTTAACACCAGCCGGTGGAACAGCACCTTATACTTTCAACTGGGGTGGTGGAGTTATCACCGAAGACAGAACAGGTCTTACTGCCGGAACGTATACGGTAATCATTACTGATGCGAATGGATGTACAGCAACCGTAAATGCGACAGTAACCCAACCGGCTTCTGCGATAAGCGGAACTACGGTAGTAACGAATGTTGCTTGTAACGGAGCTTCTAACGGGGCGATCAATTTAACACCAGTCGGTGGAACAGCACCATATACCTTCAACTGGGGTGGCGGTGCTACCACCGAAGACAGAACAGGTCTTGCTGCCGGAACGTACACAGTAGTAATTACCGATGCCAACGGATGTACAGCAACTGTAAATGCGACAGTAACCCAACCAGCTTCTGCAGTAAGCGGAACGACTGTTGTAACCAATGTAGCTTGTAATGGCGCTTCCAACGGAGCGATCAATTTAACACCAGCGGGTGGAACAGCACCTTATACTTTTAACTGGGGTGGCGGTGTTACCACAGAAGACAGAACGGGCCTAGCTGCCGGAACGTACACAGTAGTAATTACTGATGCGAATGGATGTACAGCGACAGTAAATGCTACGGTAACCCAACCTGCAAGTGCAGTAAGCGGAACGACTGTTGTAACTAATGTAGCTTGTAATGGGGCTTCTAACGGCGCAATCAACTTAACACCAGCCGGAGGAACAGCACCATATACTTTCAACTGGGGCGGCGGTGTTACCACAGAAGATAGAACGGGCCTAGCTGCCGGAACGTACACAGTAGTAATTACTGATGCGAATGGATGTACAGCGACAGTAAATGCGACAGTGACCCAGCCAGCTTCTGCAGTAAGCGGAACTACAGTAATAACCAATGTAGCTTGTAATGGGGCCTCTAACGGAGCGATTAACTTAACGCCAACGGGTGGAACAGCACCATATACCTTCAATTGGGGTGGCGGAGTTACCACAGAAGACCGAACAGGTCTAGCTGCCGGAACGTACACAGTAATCATTACCGATGCCAACGGATGTACAGCAACCGTGAACGCAACGGTAACGCAGCCTGCAAGTGCAGTAAGCGGAACGACTGTTGTAACCAATGTAGCTTGTAATGGCGCTTCCAATGGAGCAATCAACTTAACACCAGCCGGAGGAACGGCACCTTATACTTTCAACTGGGGTGGCGGTGTTACCACAGAAGATAGAACAGGTCTTTCTGCCGGAACGTACACAGTAGTAATTACTGATGCAAATGGATGTACCGCGACTGTAAGCAGAACAGTAACACAGCCTACAGCTCTTGTTGCAGCTACTTCCCAGACAAATATTGCATGTAATGGTGGCGCAACAGGAATAGCAGGTATTACCGTTTCAGGCGGAACAGCACCTTATACATATTCTTGGTCTCCAACAGGCGGAACAGCGGCAATAGCTACCGGCCTTTCTGCCGGAACTTATACAGTGACTGTTACTGATGCTAACGGATGTACTTTATCCAGGAATTTCACAATTACCCAACCTGCCAGCGCAGTGAGTGGCACGACAGTAGTAACCAATGTTGCGTGTAACGGAGCTTCTAACGGAGCGATTAACTTAACGCCAACGGGTGGAACAGCACCATATACCTTCAACTGGGGTGGCGGTGTTACTACAGAAGACAGAACAGGTCTTGCTGCCGGAACCTATACGGTAATCATTACCGATGCCAACGGATGTACAGCAACCGTGAACGCAACGGTAACGCAGCCTGCAAGTGCAGTAAGCGGAACGACTGTTGTAACCAATGTAGCTTGTAATGGCGCTTCCAATGGAGCAATCAACTTAACACCAGCCGGAGGAACGGCACCTTATACTTTCAACTGGGGCGGTGGAGTTACCACCGAAGACAGAACAGGTCTTGCTGCCGGAACGTACACAGTAGTAATTACTGATGCGAATGGATGTACTGCAACCGTAAATGCTACGGTAACCCAACCAGCTTCTGCGGTAAGCGGAACGACTGTCGTAACCAATGTAGCATGTAACGGGGCTTCTAACGGAGCAATCAACTTAACACCAGCCGGTGGAACAGCACCATACACTTTCAACTGGGGTGGCGGAGTTACCACCGAAGACAGAACAGGTCTTGCTGCCGGAACGTACACAGTACTAATTACTGATGCGAATGGATGTACTGCAACCGTAAATGCTACGGTAACCCAACCAGCTTCTGCGGTAAGCGGAACGACTGTTGTAACCAATGTAGCATGTAACGGGGCTTCTAACGGAGCGATCAACTTAACACCAGCCGGTGGAACAGCACCATATACTTTCAACTGGGGCGGTGGAGTTACCACAGAAGACAGAACAGGTCTTGCTGCCGGAACCTATACAGTAATCATTACTGATGCTAACGGATGTACAGCGACAGTAAATGCAACAGTGACCCAGCCTGCTTCTGCAGTAAGCGGAACTACGGTAATAACTAATGTAGCGTGTAACGGAGCTTCCAATGGAGCGATCAACTTAACACCAGCCGGTGGAACAGCACCTTATACCTTCAACTGGGGTAGCGGAGTTACCACAGAAGACAGAACAGGACTTACTGCCGGAACGTATACGGTAATCATTACTGATGCGAATGGATGTACAGCAACCGTAAATGCGACAGTAACCCAACCGGCTTCTGCGATAAGCGGAACTACGGTAGTAACGAATGTTGCTTGTAACGGAGCTTCTAACGGGGCGATCAATTTAACACCAGTCGGTGGAACAGCACCATATACCTTCAACTGGGGTGGCGGTATTACCACAGAAGACAGAACAGGCCTTGCTGCCGGAACGTACACAGTAGTAATTACTGATGCCAACGGATGTACAGCAACTGTGAATGCTACGGTAACCCAACCTACAAGTGCAGTAAGTGGAACTACGGTAGTTACGAATGTAGCTTGTAACGGAGCTTCCAACGGAGCGATCAACTTAACACCAGCGGGTGGAACAGCACCATACACTTTCAACTGGGGTGGCGGTGTTACCACCGAAGATAGAACAGGTCTTGCTGCCGGAACGTACACAGTAGTAATTACCGATGCGAACGGATGTACAGCAACCGTGAACGCAACGGTAACGCAACCGACAGCACTTAGTGCAACTACATCACAAATCAATGTGGCTTGTAATGGCGGAGCTACAGGAACAGCAACGATTACAGTGACGGGCGGAACAGCACCTTATATTTATTCTTGGTCTCCATCAGGAGGTACCGCAGCAACAGCATCAGGATTATCTGCTGGGACCTATACGGTAAACGTTACTGATGCTAAAGGATGTACTTTATCAAGAACATTTACTATTACTCAGTCGGCTCCTGTGGCAGCTCCTACCGGCGCAGCATCACAAAATTTTGCTCCGGGAAGCACACTGACGGCTTTAGTGGTAACAGGTCAGAATATCAAATGGTATGCATCAGCTTCAGATGCGCAGAACCATGTAAATAGCCTGCCGCTTACTACAGCTTTAGTAAACAATACTACCTATTATGCGACGCAGACATCCGGAACTTGCGAATCAACGGCTTATCTTGCTGTATTGGCGATCAACAGTACGCTTGGGGTAGTGGATAACACGAAATCGAAGTCACAGCTTCAGATTTACCCTAATCCTGTGAGGGATATTCTGAATTTCAGCGGAACGGAAACCATCACGAAAGCAGTAATTATTGCAGCTGACGGAAGATTGGTAACTGAAAAGAAACTGAAGTCCGGAGAAAGAAGTATTGATGTTCAGGCTTTACCTCAGGGAATGTATCTGATCCAGGTGTTTACAGGAAACGGTATGCAGACTTTTAAATTCATCAAGAAATAA
- a CDS encoding exo-alpha-sialidase, producing the protein MNKPLFFVLWLLAVTESFAQISSPKVLKKEFLFTEGSYFKQCHASTIAQAADGQLLAGWFGGPHEGSREVAIWGIRSEGKKWSQPEIWADGRLSDSLRYPCWNPVLFRAKNEKTMYLYYKVGPNPREWWGMVKTSEDNGKTWSEAKRLPNGILGPIKNKPIELPNGEIISPSSTELNENRWMAHVEISKDHQQTWKSYPIDPSSKFNVIQPSILMHKDGRLQVLCRSKEGVVATSWSKNHGKNWSALSATRLANPNSGTDAISYKDFFLIVYNPELPGKEWWEGRTKLRLAYSYNGIDWQDLMSLEDEQKGEFSYPTIFKDKKGWVHITYTYNRVNIKHWVLKF; encoded by the coding sequence CGTACTCTGGCTTCTGGCCGTTACAGAAAGCTTCGCCCAAATTTCTTCTCCGAAGGTTCTAAAAAAGGAATTTCTTTTTACCGAAGGTTCTTATTTTAAGCAATGCCATGCCTCCACCATTGCGCAGGCTGCTGATGGACAACTATTGGCTGGCTGGTTCGGCGGTCCTCATGAAGGCAGCCGGGAAGTGGCGATCTGGGGAATCCGTTCGGAAGGAAAGAAATGGAGCCAACCCGAAATATGGGCGGACGGACGTTTAAGCGACTCTCTTCGGTATCCCTGCTGGAATCCCGTATTGTTCAGGGCAAAGAATGAGAAAACGATGTATTTATACTATAAAGTCGGACCAAATCCTCGGGAATGGTGGGGAATGGTAAAAACCTCGGAAGACAACGGCAAAACCTGGAGTGAAGCAAAGCGCCTGCCCAATGGTATCCTGGGACCCATTAAAAACAAACCGATCGAGCTGCCCAACGGCGAAATTATTTCACCCTCAAGTACAGAGCTTAACGAGAACCGATGGATGGCACACGTGGAAATCAGCAAAGATCATCAGCAGACCTGGAAGTCTTATCCTATCGATCCTTCCTCAAAATTCAATGTGATCCAGCCCAGCATTCTGATGCATAAAGATGGAAGGCTGCAGGTACTTTGCAGAAGTAAGGAAGGGGTAGTCGCCACTTCATGGTCTAAAAACCATGGGAAAAACTGGTCTGCATTATCGGCAACCCGCCTTGCCAATCCCAATTCCGGAACGGATGCTATCTCGTATAAAGATTTTTTCCTGATTGTCTATAATCCAGAGCTTCCCGGTAAAGAATGGTGGGAAGGCCGTACGAAATTACGCCTTGCTTATTCTTATAACGGTATCGACTGGCAGGACCTCATGTCTCTTGAGGACGAGCAAAAAGGAGAATTCAGCTATCCTACTATTTTTAAGGATAAAAAAGGATGGGTGCATATTACGTACACTTATAACCGGGTGAATATTAAACACTGGGTTCTGAAATTTTAA